A window of the Saccharomyces eubayanus strain FM1318 chromosome II, whole genome shotgun sequence genome harbors these coding sequences:
- the DIN7 gene encoding exodeoxyribonuclease DIN7, translating into MGIPGLLPLLKTIQKQVTLKKYVNQTLAIDGYAWLHRASCACAFDLVMGKPTNKYLQFFIKRLQLLKRLNITPYVVFDGDSLFVKSHTEMQRKKKRLENELMAKKLWSAGDRLNAMEYFQKSVDVTPEMAKCIIDYCQAHSITYIVAPFEADAQMVYLEKMGLIQGIISEDSDLLVFGCKTLITKLNDHGEALEISRDNFTSLPESFPLGELSEQQFRNLVCLAGCDYTSGIWKVGLITAMKIVKQHSAMKDILAQMEQTDKFRLSKTFKQEVEFANYAFQYQRVFCPLSNQITTLNHIPQPLINCRAEIMKIIGCIGSVVEKRSGIRKDIIDTKNIDHKVYERIAKGELNPVDITSKLLNREKKLRIRNPLRANILVGRSDLLKKVPRQLTVRTQSGTFNAEIPLESKEVSLYIQAY; encoded by the coding sequence ATGGGAATACCTGGCTTATTACCactattgaaaacaattcaaaaacaggTAACcctaaaaaaatatgtgaACCAAACATTGGCTATTGATGGCTATGCGTGGCTACATAGGGCTTCTTGTGCGTGCGCTTTTGACTTAGTAATGGGCAAGCCAACAAACAAATACttgcaattttttattaaaagGTTGCAACTATTAAAACGGCTTAATATTACACCATATGTAGTTTTTGATGGCGATTCACTTTTTGTAAAAAGTCACACAGAaatgcaaagaaagaagaaaaggttagaaaatgaattgaTGGCAAAGAAATTGTGGTCGGCTGGCGACAGACTCAATGCGATGGAATACTTCCAAAAAAGTGTTGATGTCACACCTGAGATGGCAAAATGCATTATAGACTATTGCCAGGCACATTCAATTACATATATTGTCGCCCCATTTGAAGCAGATGCGCAGATGGTTTATTTAGAGAAAATGGGTCTTATACAGGGCATTATATCAGAGGACTCGGATTTATTAGTGTTTGGCTGTAAAACTCTAATAACTAAACTAAACGACCATGGAGAAGCTCTGGAAATTTCAAGAGACAATTTTACATCTTTACCAGAGAGTTTTCCTTTAGGTGAACTAAGTGAGCAACAATTTCGTAATCTAGTCTGCTTAGCGGGCTGTGATTACACAAGTGGAATTTGGAAGGTAGGTCTGATCACTGCAATGAAAATCGTAAAACAGCACTCTGCTATGAAAGACATACTTGCGCAAATGGAACAGACAGATAAATTTCGGCTAAGCAAAACGTTCAAACAGGAAGTTGAGTTTGCCAATTATGCGTTTCAATATCAGAGAGTGTTTTGCCCCCTATCAAATCAGATTACAACATTAAACCATATCCCACAGCCTCTCATAAACTGTCGTGCCGAAATAATGAAGATCATAGGATGTATTGGCTctgttgttgaaaaaagatcAGGAATACGAAAAGATATCATTGACACTAAAAACATTGATCACAAAGTTTATGAAAGAATAGCCAAAGGGGAACTGAACCCAGTAGATATAACTTCTAAGCTTTTAAatagagagaaaaaattaagaataagaaacCCACTCAGGGCAAATATACTTGTAGGTCGGTCCGACCTTCTCAAAAAGGTACCCAGACAGTTGACTGTAAGAACACAGAGTGGAACGTTTAACGCGGAAATTCCACTCGAGAGTAAAGAGGTTTCTTTGTATATTCAAGCTTATTGA
- the PEX10 gene encoding ubiquitin-protein ligase peroxin 10 — translation MDNDTKVENEAPVPLSQLKFPFADAPSIVQAHQKDDQIQTLLVLKITELCKLIKNQLFANSYPRELSIFAKLIYLLFTTGRRGRTLGEEYVDLIYTNKRGTKLAGRFRMLAFVFSYSLCPYLISKLYKKIANSKRENETTGDDNVTGFCESLLDFVLDLHMTLFYFKGTFYNVFKRMFGMRYAFKHIMSKNEAKFRKEGSRTYKVLGYILLTQNILKWYPVLSSTLGSWISEKKGAPGSNVRTSLDLQGTLKGGSIEGIPKEFQLAHIRLSDKDQLPYIPEASRKCILCLMDMTDPSCTPCGHLFCWDCLMSWCKERPECPLCRQQCQTQEILVLRQ, via the coding sequence ATGGACAACGACACCAAGGTAGAAAATGAAGCACCTGTGCCACTATCACAGCTGAAATTTCCGTTTGCCGATGCTCCAAGTATAGTACAAGCGCACCAAAAGGATGATCAGATTCAAACCCTGTTGGTCCTAAAGATTACTGAATTATGCAAACTGATAAAAAACCAATTGTTTGCCAATTCATATCCTAGAGAACTTTCCATTTTTGCCAAGCTAATATATTTACTTTTTACTACGGGAAGGCGTGGTAGAACATTGGGCGAGGAATATGTTGACTTGATATATACCAATAAGCGTGGTACCAAACTAGCGGGCCGATTTAGAATGCTGGCATTTGTTTTCTCCTATTCTTTATGTCCATATTTGATTTCCAAATTATACAAGAAAATTGCGAACAGTAAAAGGGAAAATGAAACCACAGGTGATGATAATGTCACCGGGTTCTGCGAGAGCCTTTTGGATTTCGTGTTAGACTTGCATATGACCctattttatttcaagGGAACTTTTTATAACGTTTTTAAAAGGATGTTTGGCATGAGATATGCCTTCAAGCATATCATGTCGAAGAACGAAGCCAAATTTAGAAAAGAAGGGTCTAGGACATACAAGGTGCTGGGTTATATTTTATTGactcaaaatattttgaagtgGTATCCAGTTCTAAGCTCTACCTTAGGGTCGTGGAtttctgaaaagaaaggtgCCCCGGGTTCGAATGTAAGGACATCTCTTGATTTACAGGGAACCCTTAAAGGTGGTTCTATAGAAGGAATACCGAAAGAATTTCAGTTGGCTCACATACGTTTGTCAGACAAAGATCAACTGCCCTATATCCCAGAAGCTTCGAGAAAATGCATTCTTTGTCTCATGGACATGACTGATCCTAGCTGCACACCCTGTGGGCATCTGTTCTGCTGGGACTGTCTGATGAGTTGGTGTAAAGAGAGGCCCGAATGTCCTTTATGTAGACAGCAATGTCAAACGCAAGAAATTTTGGTCTTACGACAATAG
- the AKR1 gene encoding palmitoyltransferase AKR1 yields MTNESLTTPLASTLVDKGQATDPNEDSQEDISLGGSNGAASLSSLKAIRSENEDANENGQTDHNDIEEDPLLTRYHTACQKGDLATVKEMIHGKLLEVNKDGDSVEHITGLHWASINNRLSVVDFLVSQGADVNSKAGALHATPLHWAARYGYVYIVDFLLKHGADPTMTDDQGFNLLHLSVNSSNIMLVLYVLFNVVSKGLLDVDCQDPKGRTSLLWAAYQGDSLTVAMLLKFGANIKIADTEGFTPLHWGTVKGQPHVLKYLIQDGADFFQKTDAGKDCFAIAQEMNTVYSLREALIHSGFNNDGYPIKKWFKKSQHAKLVTFLTPFIFLGLAFALFSHVNPLFAIIVLFLLTLATNKCLNKFVLPSYGRMGIYNATLLRSPLFSGVFFGSLLWVTIVWICKVMPWTFADETYTNILLLIVLLLVFYLFGQLVTSDPGCVPEETDHENVRQTISDLLEIGKFDTKNFCIETWARKPLRSRFSSLNNAVVARFDHYCPWIFNDVGLKNHKGFIFFITLMECGILTFFVLCLEYFDELEDSYEDGAQEQGKCFILGHSDLCSGLRYDRFVFLVLLWALLQSVWVASLIFVQTFQICKGMTNSEFNVLMKENKANGADGISFNENFNTTPEGFAPSIELDEDNNDAILAPVPGSTLRKPRTCFGVCFTVTGMDQWFAVIKETIGIKDNSGHNIYSITSKIPTNYGWRKNVKDFWLTSDVNAPLWRRILYSPTSSKALLNGTEVDYFKLYKLPVKESEQGSDMV; encoded by the coding sequence ATGACAAACGAGTCATTGACTACGCCTCTGGCCTCTACTTTGGTGGATAAAGGGCAGGCTACCGATCCCAATGAAGACTCGCAAGAGGATATTAGCCTGGGCGGTTCTAATGGCGCTGCCTCGTTGTCTTCTTTAAAGGCTATAAGATccgaaaatgaagatgcAAACGAAAATGGACAAACAGATCATAATGATATTGAAGAGGATCCGTTATTAACTCGGTACCATACTGCCTGCCAAAAGGGCGACCTAGCCACGGTGAAGGAAATGATACACGGCAAGTTACTAGAGGTTAACAAGGATGGAGATTCTGTTGAACACATTACTGGTCTACATTGGGCAAGTATCAATAACAGACTTTCCGTGGTTGATTTTCTCGTTTCGCAAGGCGCTGATGTCAATTCAAAGGCTGGTGCCCTACACGCCACACCATTACACTGGGCTGCCAGATATGGTTATGTTTACATTGTGGATTTTCTGCTCAAGCACGGAGCAGATCCTACCATGACAGATGACCAGGGTTTCAATCTTTTACACTTGTCCGTCAACAGCTCCAACATAATGCTAGTTCTTTATGTCCTGTTCAATGTTGTTAGCAAGGGCCTTTTGGATGTAGACTGCCAAGATCCAAAGGGTAGGACGTCATTATTATGGGCTGCTTACCAGGGTGATTCCTTGACTGTAGCAATGCTGTTAAAATTCGGTGCCAATATAAAGATCGCGGACACGGAAGGGTTTACCCCGTTACACTGGGGTACAGTAAAGGGTCAGCCACATGTACTCAAGTACCTGATTCAGGATGGTGCagatttctttcaaaaaacagaCGCTGGAAAAGATTGCTTCGCCATTGCGCAAGAAATGAACACTGTATACTCGCTGAGAGAGGCATTAATCCACTCTGGATTTAACAACGACGGTTATCCCATCAAGAAATGGTTCAAGAAAAGCCAACACGCCAAGCTAGTTACATTCTTGACTCCATTTATATTTCTGGGGCTTGCAtttgctcttttttcaCACGTTAACCCATTGTTTGCTATtattgtactttttttgttgaccCTTGCAACCAACAAATGTCTGAACAAATTTGTTCTGCCGTCTTATGGAAGAATGGGCATTTACAATGCTACTTTACTAAGGTCACCTTTGTTCTCAGGAGTGTTTTTTGGCAGTTTACTTTGGGTAACCATTGTTTGGATTTGCAAAGTCATGCCCTGGACATTTGCCGATGAAACGTATACTAACATACTATTGCTGATAGTACTTTTGCTTgtattttatctttttggCCAGCTTGTTACCTCGGATCCGGGCTGTGTTCCAGAAGAAACTGACCATGAAAACGTTCGGCAAACAATTTCCGATTTGCTTGAAATCGGTAAATTTGATACGAAGAATTTCTGCATTGAAACCTGGGCAAGAAAGCCGCTACGGAGTAGATTTTCGTCCCTAAATAATGCTGTGGTGGCAAGATTTGATCATTATTGCCCTTGGATCTTCAATGACGTCGGGCTTAAGAATCACAAAggatttatattttttattacgTTAATGGAATGTGGCattttaactttttttgtgCTTTGCTTGGAATACTTTGATGAGCTTGAAGATTCCTATGAGGATGGAGCCCAGGAACAGGGCaaatgttttattttagGCCACTCCGACCTCTGCTCAGGACTAAGGTATGATAGATTTGTCTTTTTAGTACTCTTGTGGGCCTTGTTGCAATCTGTTTGGGTTGCGAGCTTGATATTTGTCCAAACCTTTCAAATATGTAAAGGAATGACAAACTCGGAATTTAACGTTctaatgaaagaaaataaagctAATGGTGCTGACGGTATATCTTTTAATGAGAACTTCAATACTACACCAGAAGGATTTGCTCCCTCAATTGAGTTGGATGAAGATAATAATGATGCAATACTGGCTCCCGTTCCAGGTTCGACATTGAGGAAGCCACGAACTTGTTTTGGTGTTTGTTTCACAGTAACTGGTATGGACCAATGGTTCGCAGTTATAAAGGAGACTATTGGTATCAAAGATAATAGCGGGCATAACATATATTCCATTACATCGAAAATTCCAACAAACTATGGTTGGAGGAAAAACGTCAAGGATTTTTGGCTTACAAGCGATGTAAACGCGCCTTTATGGAGAAGAATTCTGTATTCTCCCACAAGTTCTAAAGCCTTACTCAACGGGACAGAAGTCGACTACTTCAAGCTTTACAAGTTGCCAGTAAAGGAATCAGAGCAAGGAAGTGATATGGTATGA
- the HEL2 gene encoding E3 ubiquitin-protein ligase HEL2: MSEPTKENVASKRNFRRTQGPQNNTKPSNDKKNPRRKQKRNNVPGAPSLDTSNTEDDSDEENELCVICARKLLYVSLTPCHHKTCHICAFRQRALYEKRSCLICRTENEEVTFTDQIDEEISDIQNFYEKNEKYGIKFASEEVATATMNLLKFFCPLSKDEEAVDFGSFKKYNEHLKSEHSRMICLICATHKHAFPAELEIFAQNQLRNHQSKGNSEGFKGHPMCAFCSGKRFYSDDELYVHMRNQHEKCHICDRINPTSPQYFKDYDQLFDHFRHSHYVCTVQSCLDNKFVVFKDELELQAHILQEHGNILKGKPKFFQSELSTFISAPSRVVRERDDYDLPSMSSLPGSASSSRTNVRAASSPEESRLRLAERAKYYLENSKEDFDKFTSYNENYAKGYLSAEKLLESYKLLFTKPNADVYLLAHNLAETFPRNSAKYNNLNAIYEQREQALERQTSLPSLSSDPSLSMSMARGHWGGTNDGGSGGAPSGVRNIKNLPTLKSPAASYDPFATTIKKQASKGVKSSKRSTSQPISYRATSNNAVAFSPTYLESKKNSSSAASLNNSKDKLKSLNLPQLPPPKPKVQIPGLNRPQAADPKQWGKKSSIENANVHDDLKELNISSNGGNKKKSKQKQLLFHIGI; the protein is encoded by the coding sequence ATGAGTGAACCCACTAAGGAGAATGTTGCTTCAAAACGTAACTTTCGCCGTACTCAAGGGCCCCAAAACAATACCAAGCCTAGTAACGATAAGAAGAacccaagaagaaagcaaaagagaaataacGTACCTGGTGCACCCAGTCTCGACACCTCCAATACTGAGGACGATTCTGATGAAGAGAATGAGTTATGTGTAATTTGTGCGCGTAAGTTATTATATGTTTCTTTGACACCTTGTCATCATAAAACATGTCATATCTGTGCTTTCAGACAACGAGCTTTGTATGAAAAGAGGAGTTGTTTAATTTGTAGAACAGAGAATGAAGAAGTGACGTTCACTGACCAAatagatgaagaaatctCAGATATACAAAATTTTTAcgaaaagaatgaaaaatatggAATAAAGTTCGCTAGTGAAGAGGTCGCCACGGCAACAATGAATCTTCTAAAGTTTTTTTGTCCGTTGTCAAAGGACGAAGAAGCTGTAGATTTTGGTAGtttcaagaaatacaaTGAGCATTTGAAATCTGAACACAGTAGAATGATTTGTTTGATATGTGCGACCCACAAGCACGCCTTCCCTGCAGAGCTCGAAATCTTTGCTCAAAACCAATTACGTAACCATCAGTCTAAAGGTAATTCAGAAGGGTTCAAAGGACATCCTATGTGTGCCTTCTGTTCTGGTAAAAGATTTTACtcagatgatgaattaTACGTCCATATGAGAAATCAACATGAAAAGTGCCATATATGTGATAGAATCAACCCCACTTCCCCCCAATACTTCAAAGATTATGACCAGTTATTCGACCATTTCAGACATTCGCATTACGTCTGTACCGTTCAATCCTGCCTAGATAACAAATTTGTTGTCTTCAAGGACGAGTTGGAATTACAAGCGCATATTTTGCAAGAGCACGGTAATATCTTAAAGGGTAAACCAAAGTTTTTCCAGTCAGAGCTTTCCACTTTTATTTCAGCACCATCCAGGGTAGTTAGAGAAAGAGATGATTACGACCTTCCATCTATGTCTTCGCTACCGGGTTCTGCGTCCAGTTCAAGAACTAATGTGAGAGCTGCAAGCTCTCCTGAAGAAAGTAGATTAAGATTGGCCGAGAGGGCCAAGTACTATTTAGAAAACtccaaagaagattttgaCAAGTTTACTTCATATAATGAGAATTATGCTAAAGGTTACTTAAGTGCGGAAAAATTGTTGGAATCGTATAAGCTGTTGTTCACGAAACCAAATGCAGATGTTTATTTGTTGGCGCATAACCTGGCTGAGACATTCCCTAGAAATTCCGCCAAATACAACAATTTGAATGCTATATATGAACAACGAGAGCAAGCTCTTGAGCGACAGACCTCCTTGCCATCCTTATCGAGTGACCCCTCACTTTCAATGTCAATGGCCAGGGGTCATTGGGGTGGGACTAATGATGGTGGTAGCGGAGGGGCACCATCAGGTGTtagaaatatcaaaaatctACCAACTTTGAAAAGCCCTGCAGCATCGTATGATCCATTTGCAACGACTATAAAAAAGCAGGCTTCAAAAGGCGTGAAAAGCTCCAAAAGAAGTACTTCTCAACCAATTAGTTATCGGGCTACTTCCAATAACGCAGTTGCTTTTTCTCCAACGTATTTGGAgagcaaaaaaaactcGTCATCTGCTGCTTCGTTAAATAATAGCAAGGACAAGTTGAAGAGTTTAAACTTGCCTCAATTACCTCCACCAAAGCCAAAAGTACAAATTCCTGGTTTGAATAGACCTCAGGCTGCAGATCCAAAACAGTGGGGTAAAAAGTCGAGCATAGAGAATGCCAATGTCCAcgatgatttgaaagaactGAATATAAGCAGTAACGGAGgaaataagaagaaaagcaagCAAAAACAACTATTATTCCACATTGGtatataa